The Pectobacterium sp. A5351 genome contains the following window.
CGCTAATGACCTCGCCAACAGCGTGATCGGATGTTCACACCGTTTGCTGGTCGACATCTCAATCTGCCACTTACAGGTTTCGCAGTCCGTCACCACAATATCGACCCCGCTTTCTTCAATCTGCTGGAACAGCGGTGCGCCAATGCCTTGCGACGTGGCGTAATTCTCTTTCTTGAAGCCGTAGGTGCCCGCAATACCGCAGCACTGGGAGTCCAGCATCACCAGTTCAAGACCGGGGATGCGTTGCAGCAGCGCCAGGGTATACGCTGTCCACCCCATCCTCTCCAGATGGCAAGGGGTATGGTACGCCACCCGCAGCGGCAATTTACGCAGCGGCAGCGTTCTCCCCTCTTCTTCCAGCAGGCGATAGAGCTGGCGCGTCACCAGTTCGATACCCTCGCGCACGTGGCCGTTATCCACGCCCAGCAGATGCGGGTACTCGTCCCGTAGCGTGAACGTACAGCTGGATGAGGTCGCCACCACCGGCAGGGATTTTTGATTAATCGCCTCATCCAGCGACGTAATGTTGGCGCGCGCCTGCTTTCTGGCCTTGTCGTGAAAACCATTGGCGATCAGCGGTACGCCGCAGCACTTCTCTTTATTCAGCAACTGCACACCAATACCCATCGCGTTAAAGACCTGCACCAGATCTTTACCCAACTGTGGATGGTTGTAGTTCACATAGCAGCCGTGGAAGTAAGCCACCTGCTCATCATAGGCCTGCTGCTTTGCCGCCTGCTGACGATACCAGCGCCGGAAGGTGCCGAACGAATATTTCGGCAACTGGCGACGGTGGTCGATTTTCAACGCCTTATCCAGCAATTGGCGCACCGGCTTCAGGCTGGTAGCCGTATTGACCAGCGGCGCAAACGGTGTGGCAATCGATCCCATGAGGTCGGTATGGCTCAGAATCGCGTCGCGCAACGTCGGCTTGTGGCTGTTGTGCGTGGCTTTCGCACGCTGAATAATGTCGCCAATTTTGACATCCGACGGGCACGCGACTTCGCAGCGCTTGCAGTTGGTGCAGTATTTCAGCGCATCATCATACAGCGCCGGGTCTTTACGCCGCAGGCGTTCGCCGTCCGGGCCAGCCTGTTTCGGGCCGGGATAAATCGGGTTCACACGCGACACCGGACAGTACGTGGTACAGACCGTACACTTGATACAATCTTCAAAACTGTTATCGCTAAGCAGGTTCATGGGTTGCCCTCCGTCAAAATCTGTTCGGCAACATGAAGTGCGCTGAGCAAAGAAACGCCCGCCCCACATCCCTGTGCAATCGGATCGAAGC
Protein-coding sequences here:
- the glpC gene encoding anaerobic glycerol-3-phosphate dehydrogenase subunit GlpC, with amino-acid sequence MNLLSDNSFEDCIKCTVCTTYCPVSRVNPIYPGPKQAGPDGERLRRKDPALYDDALKYCTNCKRCEVACPSDVKIGDIIQRAKATHNSHKPTLRDAILSHTDLMGSIATPFAPLVNTATSLKPVRQLLDKALKIDHRRQLPKYSFGTFRRWYRQQAAKQQAYDEQVAYFHGCYVNYNHPQLGKDLVQVFNAMGIGVQLLNKEKCCGVPLIANGFHDKARKQARANITSLDEAINQKSLPVVATSSSCTFTLRDEYPHLLGVDNGHVREGIELVTRQLYRLLEEEGRTLPLRKLPLRVAYHTPCHLERMGWTAYTLALLQRIPGLELVMLDSQCCGIAGTYGFKKENYATSQGIGAPLFQQIEESGVDIVVTDCETCKWQIEMSTSKRCEHPITLLARSLAQPE